The genome window AGTTCGTCCTTATGTTTGTCTTCAGCTAGTGATCTATTTGCTTCGGAATGTTCCGAAGCTGAGTATCCCAATGATTTTACTTTCTCATATAGATCTTCCTTTTGTATACTTCCATCAAATTTAACGTAGGCTGTCTCTCTTGCAAAATTTACTCTTGCTTCTTGAACTCCCTCTTGTTTGATCAAACCTTTTTCTATACGAAGTGCACAGTTTGCACAAGTCATACCATACAAATCAAGAGTGACCTCTTTTTCAGTTTCTTCTGATTCTTTAAGAATTGATTTTGTTTCCAAGGGAATATCCTCCTTCCTGCAAATTTTCTTTGATTTTAAACAAACTGTCTTCCGAGATTTCAGAATCCAATGTAACTATATTTCTCGATCTATCTGCTTTTGCCTGGAATCCGTTATCCAAAAACACTTCCTCCACTGTCATTTCACAATGTCCGCAAGTCATTCCTTCTAATCTATATTCAATATTCATAATTTTAATTCTCCATTAATGGTAATTTATATCTTAGTATGATGCCAGTCTATACCTTCCAACTATTGGAATGTCAATACCCAAGAACAAAAAAAATTCAACTTTATAGAAAAAAGTGAATCAGTTTTTTCTATAAATATAGTAAATTTCCAAACCTTAACATTATTGTAAGCTTGTCTAAGTAACCTAAAAAAGGAGAATATTAATGAATATTGGAATACTATCTAAAGAATCTGGAGTTAGTTCTAAGCTCATTCGTCACTATGAAGAGATCGGATTAATTAGTAAAGTAGCCAGAACAGAGAAAGGCTATCGCATTTATGCAGAATCTGATATTCATAATTTAAGATTTATCAAACGTGCTAGAGAATTGGGCTTTTCTCTGCCTGATATAAAAAAGCTATTGAGCCTTTGGAAAAATAAATCACGAACTAGTGAGCAGGT of Leptospira sp. GIMC2001 contains these proteins:
- a CDS encoding heavy-metal-associated domain-containing protein; this encodes MNIEYRLEGMTCGHCEMTVEEVFLDNGFQAKADRSRNIVTLDSEISEDSLFKIKENLQEGGYSLGNKINS
- the cueR gene encoding Cu(I)-responsive transcriptional regulator, translated to MNIGILSKESGVSSKLIRHYEEIGLISKVARTEKGYRIYAESDIHNLRFIKRARELGFSLPDIKKLLSLWKNKSRTSEQVKLLANKHLVELENKLKLMKDMADSLRHLVHNCHGDHRPDCPILKKLSDT